From Toxorhynchites rutilus septentrionalis strain SRP chromosome 2, ASM2978413v1, whole genome shotgun sequence, a single genomic window includes:
- the LOC129771058 gene encoding telomerase-binding protein EST1A-like, with protein MALLSMANSGLACSPQRQLASVITVVVAFLLGRVECGGYYPRDVELIGPFAVDSPKSSTDQTVYYYPSYVRGSDPVEEYNRRRLHVDTSSYMKEMKRPDEEKNKTESEENLEPSKRVRNVTEDGGKVRNSLENDKTKRKLSRKNKSSWKSKVKSQRNGFPKVKNPIKRIGSDEATEFEDPIETRDRDRKGDPRRYEESDPHVFSYERSEPIDGDAINRRQTHPPPEDSKYFQYFNFFGDGSYNAGTKRGNNRHYIEQHERGSKGVGVFQKRVKWADKDGGFGEHYWDLNHVSDE; from the exons ATGGCTCTACTGTCGATGGCCAACAGTGGTTTGGCTTGTAGTCCCCAGCGGCAGTTGGCGAGTGTTATAACAGTTGTGGTTGCGTTTCTGTTGGGTCGTGTCGAGTGTGGTGGGTACTATCCACGCGATGTCGAGTTGATTGGACCGTTCGCAGTGGACAGTCCAAAAAGCAGCACGGATCAAACCGTGTACTACTATCCGAGTTACGTGAGAGGGAGCGATCCGGTAGAGGAGTATAACCGCCGAAGGTTACACGTGGACACAAGCAGCTACATGAAGGAAATGAAGCGTCCCGATGAGGAGAAGAATAAAACGGAGTCGGAGGAAAATCTTGAACCGAGCAAAAGAGTACGGAATGTAACGGAAGATGGTGGGAAGGTACGGAACAGTCTTGAAAATGacaaaacgaaacgaaaattgTCGAGAAAAAATAAAAGCTCCTGGAAATCAAAAGTCAAATCCCAGCGAAATGGATTTCCGAAGGTTAAGAATCCAATCAAACGAATTGGATCTGATGAAGCAACAGAATTTGAAGATCCCATTGAAACCAGAGACCGTGACAGGAAGGGTGACCCGAGGCGATACGAAGAATCCGATCCGCATGTGTTTTCTTACGAAAGGTCCGAACCGATAGACGGGGATGCGATCAACCGAAGGCAAACACATCCTCCACCGGAGGATTCAAAATATTTCCA GTATTTTAATTTCTTTGGTGACGGTTCGTACAATGCGGGAACCAAACGTGGAAACAATCGACACTATATCGAGCAGCACGAGCGGGGTTCCAAAGGTGTGGGGGTGTTTCAGAAACGG GTGAAATGGGCCGACAAGGACGGTGGTTTTGGTGAGCACTACTGGGATTTGAATCATGTTTCGGACGAGTGA